Proteins from one Synechococcales cyanobacterium T60_A2020_003 genomic window:
- the uraD gene encoding 2-oxo-4-hydroxy-4-carboxy-5-ureidoimidazoline decarboxylase: MVYSLHDINQMSQDQFVQVFGSIFEHTPAIAAQAWEQRPFEIVDDLYQAMITVVDGLSADRKLALVCVHPDLGSNAKIAKASVQEQSSAGLDRLSPAEYERFQRLNQAYKEKFKFPFIIAVRNHTKESILAAFEERLNSDPATELQQALTEIKAIAKFRLETI, from the coding sequence ATGGTCTACTCTCTACACGACATTAATCAGATGAGTCAAGATCAGTTTGTGCAAGTCTTTGGCTCTATTTTTGAACATACCCCGGCGATCGCCGCTCAAGCCTGGGAACAACGACCCTTTGAGATCGTTGACGATCTCTATCAGGCGATGATAACCGTGGTCGATGGACTATCTGCTGATCGGAAACTTGCCCTTGTGTGTGTCCATCCGGATTTGGGCAGCAACGCGAAAATAGCGAAGGCCTCCGTGCAAGAGCAAAGCAGCGCCGGACTGGATCGCCTCAGTCCGGCAGAGTACGAACGCTTTCAACGCCTGAATCAAGCCTACAAAGAGAAATTTAAATTTCCGTTCATCATTGCCGTTCGCAATCATACCAAAGAGAGTATTCTTGCCGCCTTTGAGGAACGGCTGAACTCCGACCCTGCGACCGAACTTCAGCAAGCCCTGACCGAGATCAAGGCCATTGCAAAATTTCGCCTGGAAACCATATAA